GAAACTAAAACTCATTTTCGTTATtgatccatttttttttcatcagtggtTCACAACTGAGATTCAACCCCATGTACTCTTAAGTTGCATGGAGGTGTTAAATAGTCTGATGGTCGACATTCCAGCAGGTCATCCACAGTTGTGGGGCAAACTTTACGGTGATCTTTGACCTGTGGCTCCTGGATGACCTTGACCAAAACTCTGTACCtaactctgtgtctgtgtggctgctctCTTTCAGTGGAATGAGGTGACTCGTTTGTTTCGGGCTGGTATGCCTCTCAGGAAACACCGGCAGAACTTCCGGCACTACGCCTCCTGCTTCACCGCCTCTGCCGCCGTGGATTggctccaccagctgctccgTAGCAACAGCAATTTTGGCCCCGACGTCACCAGGCAGCAGACGGTGCAGCTCCTGAAGAAATTTTTGAAAAACCACGTGATCGAAGATGTGAAGGGTCGCTGGGGCACGGAGGACCTGGAGGACAACACAGTGCTGTACAAGTAGGCGGAGAAACTTGCTTTTCAAGGCATTTTAAAGTCTGTAAAATATGTGGAAAGTTTGATGGTAGTTGTgcgtacacaaacacagtgacacagtccATGTCCTGTCTTTTCCCTCAGATTCCCCTCGACTTCTCCTCTGAAGCCCATCCCCTGTCCTGCTCCAGCCTCGGCCCCAAGCTCCATTAAGAAAAGGCCTTCATTCAGGGACAAGGACGGTCTCTTTAGGTTTAAGAGTGTGAAGAAGCGTGAAAAGGAGGAGGCACAGGTGAGCAAAGATGGACATAAATTATTGTGTCTATGTTACATACAAATTAATCCTAAAAATTAGATGTATACTAATGTAAATCCATCACCAATCAGCTGCTTTCAagacaaaatgtcagtttacAGCTGTAGCTTTGAGGTATGGTCTAAATGTGAAAACATAATCCACTGTGTGATGGTGAGTCATGCTCTCTTCGGGCCTTCTAGGAAAACGTAGATCCTGCCCTCCAAGCAGGGGATGATAAGCCAATGGGAGAGCAGCAGGTGCTGCGACGAGAGCTGACTGTGGAGGATGAACAGGAGATCTGGAAAGACATCACTCTGACccagtataaacacacacacacacacattgagctgaaaaaaaaaaaacgctttaCTTTTTGTGTCATAGACGTCTACAACATGGATTGTCATTACTTGACTGAAATTGCAAATTTGTCTGAATGCACGTTTCCATTTATTTACATAACCTGTAGAATAAATAAGGAGAAATAATCTAATGTGTGAGACTTCAGCAAAGGTTAAAGGCCAGAAAGTGAGacagatttttgtgtgtgtgtgtgtgtgtgtgtgtgtgcgtgcgtaacTAAacattgtgtgttgtgttgcagccTGCAGAGGATTCTGGGTGTCGCATCCCTTGATGGCGTTTTAGACCAGCGTTGTGTAAACCCACAGAACATCATCCATAACATGACCAAAGTCAACAAGCATGGAGTTGTGACAATGGACGACAAGACCAGTAGGTTTATtcaccaacaaaaaaaaaaaaaacttacacATCACAAGCAAGCACAAAAATCGTCATACACTGTAGTGGTATTCAATTTAGTTTTCTGTATTCAGCCCCCATAACTGAACACATCTTTCACTGGATACTACTCACTTTAAAAGAGCTGTACTCGACCACAGGACTTAAATTCTTGGCATTCACAATATACTGTAACTGACAACCAGTCCAACCTGTTCATCATCTCTCTAGATGACCTTCCACACTGGGTTTTGTCTGCCATGAAGAGCCTGGCCAACTGTGAGTAACAGCAAGCTAGGGGCACCTTTGTCCTGCATGATCATTGCAAAGAATTGAGCGTTTTGTTtgttaagttttgtttttaaatgaaagtttgGACCTACATTTTGACTTCTTAAGCTTGGTATATAAATTAATTATTGACTTACCTTCTGTACTACATATTCTCAGCAGTCTCACCACCGTTCATTGTAATTGGATCATGTGTCACATTGAGTAAAATAAACACCTTTTTTGTGCCTTTGTTGTTTAGACGTTTAGAATTCTATGTGGAGTTAGAGAATTCCACCTCATACGTAGGTTTGCTGGGATTATGAATGTAGTTAGAGGAGTAAAAGCTTTCAAATAGTCTTCACTTCCATGAAAGCTACAGTAACCTGCTGTTTATTTCCAGGGCCGAAGTACGACAGCGCACAGCCATCCTATCCCGGCTTTGAGAGAGATGTCTTCAAAACTGTGTCAGATTACTTCTATAGCCTCCCGCAGCCATTACTCACATACGAACTGTATGAACTATTTATCAACATCCTGGGTAAGTACTGTGGCCTAATTTTATTAGGCTGTTTTCTGTTACTCCTGACCCTGAGACAGCGGGTAAACGAGTTGCTTTTAAAAGGCTCAGTTCTAGTGTTACAGGGAAATGATGCTCAAACAGATCTTGTGCTCAATCATGTTGACATGCCGTCtcagtcagtgtgtgcgtgctttgACCTCTAACAGTGCCTTTTGAATGCTAACAGAGGTTTTGGTTGTCGTCACTTCTGTTTGTGGAGACCTaacagcagtctgagcagctgtgctctctgtgtgtatgccTGTTATGTGTTGTCTCTGACTAGCTGATGGTCCTGTTTGTACAGTAAAAGTTTGAAGTAACTAaaccctctccctccccttcacTGTCTGCTTGCGCTGACCCTCTGCCTGCACCACTTggccctctctgtctctgcttctgctctcagtgttttgtgGGTACGTTGCAGCACCCACAGTACACCAGCTCGGGAAACGCAAGAAGCCTGACCTCCCCACAGCCCCTCCTCCAGCCAAGGCATCTTTCCGCTCCACTGAGTGTCTCCTGCTGTCGCTGCTCAGACAGGGGACATGTGATGAGACAGAGTCACCGATGACAGAGGTGCTTGGTGGGAAGCTTCAGTCACGCCTGGCAGCTCTGAAAGGAGGCGTTGGCAGTACAGGTGACGGTCAGTTAGGAGGCAGCTGCATGAGTCTGAGTACAATCGGTTCCATGAAGCCTCAAACCAGGAGTTGCTCACTGGAAACTGTCCTAGATGACTCTGCCCCTCTCACCCGGCAACAGCTGTTCCTGTCCAATGACAGCCTGGCATCCTGCGCCTATAGCAGCAGGAGCCAGGATGACAGCCCTGCCATCACATCACTGCACAGTTGCAGGGACTTTACATCTGTATCCAAAGCAGCCCCTGTTCCATGCGAAAGTGCTGCCCGACACACAACCAGAAACAGACCGTCTGTAGTTTCTACAGCAGGACTGTCAGGTTCTCTGAGGTCACGCCCACTGCGGCCACGCAGCATAGGCAGCTGTCTGGACATTGTCGTAGAGACCCGGGAGGAAGATGTCATGGAGACCAAGTGGCAGGGCCGAGCAGCCAGCTGCCTCAACGTGAACGCTCCTGCAGAACAGTACCACCCTTCCTTGGCTTCACGTCCTCCCTCGTTGtcctcccatcatcctctctcctctttctcttcatctgctATGACCAAAGTACAAGGGTCTCATGCTGCTACAGGACCCAGTGGACCCAGAGCCGCCTCCAGTACCTCTAATCTTCAGACGCTCCATGCACCCGCTGTCGTCCGGCGCTGCCTCAGCTCTCTAGACGTGTCAAAGCTGTCTCGTCCTGTTTCACTGTTCAAACCGCCTGTCTGTGCGCCCACCAGCAAATCCCCGCCCCCTCAACCCAAATGTGAGCACAGTAAGAGCCTCTCCCctctacctgtctgtgtgtctgcatgtctaTCAGTGTCTAATCAAACTAACTCTATCTAATCACGACTGGTATGCAAAGTGTGAACTCCTGTTGAACTCAAAGGGTGAAGTCTAGATGATGACTTCACTTTTTGGTGGACCATAGAGCTCATCTACAGCTTGTTCAGTTTTACATTAGTTTTAGATGGGTTAGGGTATGCAGCTCATTAGAAGTTGCTTGTTTTTGgtacattctgttttatttcctctccgCTGCTCTTGATTTTTACTCTGTACTTTAccacattttctttgatttaGGCAAAACAATTTTCAAACGGGACCTGCTAAAATGGACAGAGAGAAtatcaaagataaaaaaaaaatgaaatcttcAATAGTAATGGCTGTGGTGACAGAGGCATTGAAAGAACTTGAGAATTTAGATACACTATCTGATGATTCCTAAAGGTATTGATGCTGTATCTTTTAACAAGcttaacaaaaaaacaagcctcTGACCACACCATGTTATAATAGTGCTGTAAATCAAGCCATTGAACCAGACAACATATACTGTGTGCATGATATCTCCTGGAACTTCGCCATCTACAGGGTTCAGCTAATCTGATATTAGCTGTGACCAGAAAACACTGTTAACTTGGTTATAAACTCAGATAACGCAGAAACAAATTGTATCAGCAACTAACATTTGATACAATGACCTAAGTAACCAACTTTGTTGCAGGTAAGCTAGTGTTTGTTAATATGTGGTTGTCAGAGGATGGTAAGATGAACAGTGCACCAGACTAACAGACGTAGATAACATTATCCAAAATTACCTGAAATTTTGAGCATATAACTGGTCATATTGCAAAGCGTATACATTTGAAGTGAGATGTCCCATCTTGTCTGACCACTACACCAGTTCCAGTGGATATCCATGCATGCACATTATATTGTCGTGGATCAGGGCAGTGAAATGGGATGCATGTGCTTTTTAATAGCATATTACAATCCATAGAATGTTTATTAGTCTCATCTGATTCATCTTGCATCCTAGCTGTAGTTGATTAATCttgtcatccatccatccatccatcagtccaTCCATTCCTTTATATTTAATCTAGTGAATGTGATGTAGCAGTGATGGATGAATGTGGCCACAGAgttattctgctgctgtttgttttttttctgtgctgtttgaaCTGCAGAGCTCACCTGTGTTGTCATCATTACTGTATGaccatgtgtgcatgtgtgtaggcCTTCTCCAGCCTCAGTGTGAGCGTGTGGCTGTGGAGGCCCTGCAGCTTTGCACCCTCCTGCTTCCCCCTGCCTCGCGCAGGAAGTTACAGCTCCTCATGAGGATGATGTCACGCATCAGTCAGAATGTGGACATGCCTCGGCTCCACCCCGCCATCGGTACCCGAACACTGGTGAGGCTTAAACTGATGTGATGACCTTTCCTCTAGAGCTAACAAGCACGtgactgtttgtctttgtttacctctccctctgtttttttttgtggttctCCTTCCAGATGGTTCACACGTTTTCAGGCTGTGTCCTGGGCAGCGCTGTAGAGTGCGATCTGGACGAGCTGTTGGCTACCAGACTGGTGTCATTTCTAATGGACCATGAACAAAGCATCCTCTCTGTCCCGGACTACCTGCTCACCGCTATTAATGACTATGTACAGTACCTGCGCACAGCACAGGTGCATCCTCAAACTGTTGATTGTATGAGTATTTTGAGTTGATTTAATAAACTCAAGTGTTATAAAATGTGGATGTACGAAATGCGTAATGTTATATTTTCCCATTAGAAGCTTCTGTTGAGGTTTTTTCGAATGAAGCTTTGTGTCTATTgtcacatacacagacatacagatgCTGTTCTCCTGTCCCCAGGTTCCAATGGACGCCTTTTCTAACATTGATGCCAGCGAACCAGTTAGCGTTCCTGTACCCATCTACGCGTTCTGCCATCAGATTAGCAGCGCTGAGTTTGAACAGCAGAAGCTGACATCTTCCCAGAAAGCCATGGAGGAGTTGCTGGAGGTGCTGCTGACAGACCAAAACATAAGTGAGAAGGACAGACGCAAGAAACTGAAGCAGGTAACAAAACATTCTTCTAATGCCGGAAATGGGTATTATTACACAgtgctcagtttgtgtgtgtatgatgtggGCTGTCGTGGCCATGTGGTCATGTAAGACACTCAGTCCTGACTTTCACTGTCTTTGCTTCAGTTTGAGAAGCAGTACCCAGACATCTACAGCCGTCGGTTCCCCTCCTCAGACCgggaaaacaacaaaccaaagaTTAAACCCCCCCTCCTCAACATCAAGAAGACCAAAGCTTTCAGCATCAGGAACTGAACTAACCATAAGGTGTCACTATTAGAGAAGTCACAGTCTTGCATAGATTTCGCTGCACGACTACTGCACTGATACTGAGAGATTTGGAAAAGTCACTTCTCTCTGCAGCCATTAACTTTTTCTCGTTACATTTGAAAATATGTTAATCCTGTTGTCTCATTCATGTGTGAATATGAGGCTAGATGCCAGCTGGAAGACTTGTACAgtggtaaatgtgtgtgttcatgtgtgtatgaCTGATGTGTGTTGAGTAAGATGAAGGtcggcagacagacagtggctCCTTGAAACAGGTACCGTGTTCAGATATAAAGTGTTTATGACgcagggtttgtttttgtttttttagtatCTGTCTTCATTTGGATCagtcagattttctgtcttcactCATTTTATTTACCCCCTCACCTGTCGTCTCTACTGCTAGCTGATACTGAcccatgtgtgcgtgtgtgtgtgtgtaaacaagcTACAGAGTGCAttttgggagaaaaaaatatgCAATTCTGAGATCACTGGTCCATTTGGGAATAACTAGATTAtagatgtgtttatttatatgaGCGATGACGTTGGGAGCAGTGCTAGAATGTGTTTGCTTAAAGTGTTTCTCGACATAGATGTATTTATAGACTTTACTAAACATTTTATAGCATCCAGTCTCAAGTTTGATTTGAAATACTCTTTTGTCTTTAGACGTCTCTTTTTCTAAAACCTTTGAGCCCctgacttttctttctctttctgttgctttcatGTGTGCGCTGTGTTTTTACGGTAATGTTTTAGGTTTTTTTCAGAAGGattctttcagcttttttttacGTGCACCTGAGGCCTTTTAAATGGACCTGGTCTTTTCCCAGTTTCCATTAttccttgtgtctgtgtgtctcatcTTGAACTCATCCCTGCTTAGGTTTTTGGCAACAGAAATGTTTTGCACTGAATTTAGGCATTGTGAATGGCCAGTAAGCTTCCGCCAATCATCAGAGTGGTTAATTTATACATATTTAATGCATATTAGACTTCCTAAAGATAAAGGTTTCACTAGACACTTGTCATACTTGGGTAAACAGTTGCTACCACTCATAAAACGTCATAAAGTGTTTTCACATCAACTGGCTAGTGGCTGTACCTATAGCTTATAATGAGGCTAGCTGGTGTTGGACACCATCAGTTTCAGTGGTAGATGCTAACAGGTATTTAAGTGACTGAGATGCAATACAGAACCCATCTTATGTCAAGTGTCTGAGGAAATGTTACAAGCTTGACTCCAAAGATCAAGCTGCCCTTTTTTTGAGTTATATGAAGTATTAGTTGTACCCCGATATGTTTGTCTATACCTCAGatcagatggtgtgtgtgaatgtctgacCATGTGTGCACTCGTCAGCAGTGTTTTTGACTTTTACGGTGGAGTGTGTGTTCTACACCTGCACAGTTGTACTCTTCTTCTACATCGTTTGCTATGCAATGTCCTGGGAAATAAACCTGTTCAGCTGTTCTATTTATATGACTTtgtcctgtttctttttgtgattGCGTGTGTGAAATGATGTGTGCAGCGTGCCataaatactgtacaaacactgtatgttATTAAGTAATCAGGCTGGCACTctgacaataataattatattccTTCCACCTTTTTAGTAAGTTAATACTCTTAACCAGAGCACCTGAGACTTGAGCTGTAAGTGACTAGTCTGAGGCTAACACTCACTGCCATAGTTGCCTGACATGGCTATATATTGAAATTCCAAAAGGTTAATTGAATTAAAGTTTAATTATCTAATCTGTTTATttgaaagtaataataataatgattaacACACCCAAACTGTCCCATATATGTTTAaataacactgtaaaaatgactttattGTAAGTCTTCTAGGTCTGCAGAATTAAGTGGATCTTTAATGAACTTTGGtttcattgatttcattcatttggtttatttGTAGTTTCTTCCACCAAATCCAGTCTTCATGTTACTGTGAAATGTTCTGAGCACGTTCACGATCCCCTGATGATAAACTCTTTCCATTTGACATTCATTTAGCTTTACTATAGCACCACTCTCAGCTCACATTGTCAACATAATAACTTTACATCACCCTTCCGCCTCTACAGGCATATTTCATGGCTACATTGCCAGTAAAGTTAAAGCAAATATTCATCCTCCCCAGAGAAAGGCTACTGATTTTGGTGAtgccattatttttttttcatgttgccaTCCTCACACAAAAATCTCTCATTGTGTACAATACTAGCACATAACATCATAGGTCATGATGCTGAGCACATCTCATTGAAATGCAGAAGAAAATATATGTCAATGAAATTACATATATTCCCCACAGGGCAACATGAAAGTCTATACAAAATTTCAAAGCAAGCCACGGAATTGGCTGCttgattaaatatttcattcaaaaccacaaatgtccaACTCTTGGAGGCACTCcatgaaaagtcaggagattgccaaagtcattaggattcaccCTCTGGGGACCATGCATGTTTGCACAAAGGTCCTGGCAATCCATGTAACAGCTGTTCAGGTGTTTCAATCACTGCTAGGATGGCTAAAATCAACACAATGACAAATTCTGTATCAGTAATTCTAACTCCTATCCTGAGGTGAATCCTTCCATTTTAGTCCCCATCGTGATGAACACTAGGAGCAGCGGTGGCCAGAGGGGGTCACTGAGAATCTTGGGGTGCTGCTGTCTAGAAGACAGATTACTGTTCCTTTTAACCCTTATCAATATGAccattcattttaattcacCATTCCATCCTTCTATTCAGCAGTCAATGTTCAATGATTGAGGGAAAAAATGCAGTCATGGTTAATCATTCactccccctctttttttctgctgctcttcctccccctTCAGAGCTAGCCAATTAAAATAGTTTTGGAGAGTTTGCTGAGGCTGTCTGGAACTAATTAGACAGCATTCGTTCTACGTCCATGCCTGTGTACAgacaacaaaatcaacacactGCTTTTAAAAGCTGACTATTAGTTTGACCCACATCATTGGTAggtgagtgagtgtttgtgttccCAGGTTGACAAAGGCCTTGTTTCTGAGCCTGGAGAACATTCTGCATGGAGCCAAGGGCCAGGCAGCTcaaaggacagagacaaagctgGCTTGTTCAGCTCTGGATAAGAccagacgaggaggaggaggaggaggaagaggccagAAGAAAAGTGGGAGCAGGGGAGCAACAgacatggaggaaaaacagggaggaagagagagggagatgcagaggaaaggagggattGGGGGAAGCAAGGCAGGATGGAAAAGGGgtggagaaaatgacaaaaagggGTGGATGAGAGgtaaagagaggagggaggagggggcccAGTTTC
The Chaetodon auriga isolate fChaAug3 chromosome 3, fChaAug3.hap1, whole genome shotgun sequence DNA segment above includes these coding regions:
- the depdc1a gene encoding DEP domain-containing protein 1A, which produces MSSHVITPGPYRATKLWNEVTRLFRAGMPLRKHRQNFRHYASCFTASAAVDWLHQLLRSNSNFGPDVTRQQTVQLLKKFLKNHVIEDVKGRWGTEDLEDNTVLYKFPSTSPLKPIPCPAPASAPSSIKKRPSFRDKDGLFRFKSVKKREKEEAQENVDPALQAGDDKPMGEQQVLRRELTVEDEQEIWKDITLTHLQRILGVASLDGVLDQRCVNPQNIIHNMTKVNKHGVVTMDDKTNDLPHWVLSAMKSLANWPKYDSAQPSYPGFERDVFKTVSDYFYSLPQPLLTYELYELFINILGLLQPQCERVAVEALQLCTLLLPPASRRKLQLLMRMMSRISQNVDMPRLHPAIGTRTLMVHTFSGCVLGSAVECDLDELLATRLVSFLMDHEQSILSVPDYLLTAINDYVQYLRTAQVPMDAFSNIDASEPVSVPVPIYAFCHQISSAEFEQQKLTSSQKAMEELLEVLLTDQNISEKDRRKKLKQFEKQYPDIYSRRFPSSDRENNKPKIKPPLLNIKKTKAFSIRN